In Kineococcus mangrovi, the sequence GCCGTCGCCGCTTCGTGGCCCCACGGCCTCGGCTACGGCGGGATCCTCGCCTCGGACGGGCGCGTCACCCCCGAGGACTCGGCCCTCGTGGCGGCGGACGCCGCACGCCACCGCGGGCTGCGGTTGTCGGTGGCCCCGTCGCCGTGGGCCCCCTGCTGGACGGCTCCACCCACCGGGGCGCGGGCGCAGGACCACCACCTGACGCAGGTGCTCCCGCTGCCCGGCCCTCGCGGTGGCGCCTGGGCGGGCTACTCCACCAACGTGCGACGCAGCGTCCGGCGAGCCGAGCGAGCCGGGTTGGAGGTGCGCCGCGACGTCGGCGGGACGGTGCTGGCGGACTTCGACCGGCTCTACCGCCTCTCCGTCGACCGGTGGGCGCTGGCCGGCGGCAAGCCGCTGGCCCTGGCCCGGGTGCACGCCCGTTTCGCCGAACCGCCCCGGCACCTCGCCGCTCTGGCCCAGGTCCTCGGGGACGCCTTCGTGACGTGGAGCGCCTGGCGCGAGGGCGAACCGGTGGCCTCGATCGTGGTGCTGCACGGGTCGGACCACGCTTTCTACTGGCGCGGTGCGATGGACCGCGCCCTCGCCGCGCGGACGCACGCGAACGCGTTGCTGCACCACCTGGCCATCGAGGAGTCGCAGGCCGCCGGACACCGGTTCTACTCCTTCGGGGAGTCCGACGAGGGCAGCCCGCTGGCCGAGTACAAGGCGAAGTTCGGGGCGGCGCCGCTCCGGTGGTCGACCTACCACTTCGAGCGGTTCCCCGTGAGTGCCACCACCGCCTCCGCGCGACGGGTCGTCCTCGCTGCGGCGTCCAGCGCGGCGGGGGTGACCGGGAGGCGGCCGGATCGGCCGGTCGAACCCGCCCAGCACGGGGGTGCACGCCGATCGTGAACGCTCCACGTGTCGTGATCTCCATCTACGACGACTTCGACAACCCCCACTACGCCGGCGGCGGTCCGGCGGTGGTCCGCGCTGTCGCGGCCCGGCTCGCCCGGGACTGCGACGTCCTCGTGGTCACCGGTGGCCGGCGCTGGCGCCGCTTGGACCGCGGCGGCATCCACCACCTGCAGCTGCCCGTGGTGTGGGCGGGGCCGCGTCTCGGCCAGGCGATCTGGGCCCTGATGCTGCCGTTCGTCGCGGTGCTGCTGCGCTACGACGCGTGGATCGAGAGCTTCACCCCGCCGTTGTCGAGCAACCTGCTGCCCCTGGTGACCCGGCGGCCCGTCATCGGCTTGGCCCAGGCGCTGTCCGGACGCGAGATGGCACGCCGCTACGGCACCCGCGTGCCGTTGTTGCTGGAACGACGGTTGCTGCGCCGCTACCGGGACATCGTGGTGCTCAACGCGCGCGACCGCGACGCCGTGCAGGAGTTCAGCTCCGCCGTCCGCGTCCACCTCATCCCCAACGTCGTGCCGGCACCTCCCCGGACCCCCCCGGACGTGACGGAGGGGACCTACGCCCTCTTCCTCGGGCGCATCGACATCACCCAGAAGGGTCTGGATCTCCTCCTCGAGGCCTACTCGGGGCCCGGTGCGGAGCGGCTGCTGCCGCTGGTCGTCGCGGGCGCCGGCCGTCCTCAGGAGGAGGAGAAGCTGCGCGAGCTGGTCGTGGCCGCGGGCCCGCGGGTGCAGTGGATCGGTTCCGTGCACGGGCAGGAGAAGGAGGACCTGCTGGCGGGGTGCGCCTTCCTGGTCGTGTCCTCCCGGGAGGAGAGCTTCAGCCTCGCCGCCCTGGAGGCGATGGCCCGCGGGCGGCCGGTGGTGCGCTTCGACCTCCCCCAGCTGGACTGGATCGCCCCGGAGTGCGGTGAGGTGGTCGCCTCGTTCGAGGTGGACAGCCTTCGGGAGGCGATGGTGTCGATGTCGACCGACGTGGGCGCACGGTCTCTGGCGGGGGCGGCAGCGGCGGAGCACGCGCAGGAGCACGTCGGTCTGCACCGCCTCGACAAGTACCGTCGACTCGTGCGCGACACCTTGGACGCCGACGGCTCCTGCCGGCAGCCTCGCCACCGCGCCGGAGAACTGACTCTCGCGAGGGCGACGGCCCACCGGGGACGGCGCCCCGGGCGGCGCTGATGGGAGCGGGGAGGACGCCGCGGAGGCGGCGGGGGGTGCTGCTGGGTCTGCTCACCCTGCCACTGGCGACGGGGGTTGCAGTGCGTGAACGCCGTTCGCAGGGTCAGCTCGAGCCGGCCAGCGGAGCCGTGGGCGGCCGGGTGCACGTCCCGGAAGCGAGGAC encodes:
- a CDS encoding GNAT family N-acetyltransferase is translated as MGTTPEEVEDTLPRAGEEPLCRTGSRERRSVVTAPATRSAWLRVLEGVRQPLLTQTPRWLDGLTAMGHRDASRLYSLPGGRELLLPLVARGRGPVAVAASWPHGLGYGGILASDGRVTPEDSALVAADAARHRGLRLSVAPSPWAPCWTAPPTGARAQDHHLTQVLPLPGPRGGAWAGYSTNVRRSVRRAERAGLEVRRDVGGTVLADFDRLYRLSVDRWALAGGKPLALARVHARFAEPPRHLAALAQVLGDAFVTWSAWREGEPVASIVVLHGSDHAFYWRGAMDRALAARTHANALLHHLAIEESQAAGHRFYSFGESDEGSPLAEYKAKFGAAPLRWSTYHFERFPVSATTASARRVVLAAASSAAGVTGRRPDRPVEPAQHGGARRS
- a CDS encoding glycosyltransferase family 4 protein, which produces MNAPRVVISIYDDFDNPHYAGGGPAVVRAVAARLARDCDVLVVTGGRRWRRLDRGGIHHLQLPVVWAGPRLGQAIWALMLPFVAVLLRYDAWIESFTPPLSSNLLPLVTRRPVIGLAQALSGREMARRYGTRVPLLLERRLLRRYRDIVVLNARDRDAVQEFSSAVRVHLIPNVVPAPPRTPPDVTEGTYALFLGRIDITQKGLDLLLEAYSGPGAERLLPLVVAGAGRPQEEEKLRELVVAAGPRVQWIGSVHGQEKEDLLAGCAFLVVSSREESFSLAALEAMARGRPVVRFDLPQLDWIAPECGEVVASFEVDSLREAMVSMSTDVGARSLAGAAAAEHAQEHVGLHRLDKYRRLVRDTLDADGSCRQPRHRAGELTLARATAHRGRRPGRR